From a region of the uncultured Desulfatiglans sp. genome:
- a CDS encoding putative long-chain-fatty-acid--CoA ligase (Evidence 3 : Putative function from multiple computational evidences), giving the protein MPQTPELVYSSFDRACERWPERTAVIYLGQRFSYRRMRELIDRFAAALHAHGVRPGERIMIYLPNLPQFLIAYFGAQVAGAVPVPVSPIYTPHEIRYLLNDTGAKTVVCLDTNYRYVKEVWPETSLKRVIVTTHDEMLPAYKRLFGWMFDLVPRGTTEKGESLHRFGALLRQYPPRPPQVEVDPIDHPCYILYTGGTTGFPKGCVMSHSGMVSFVEEIREVGEGFIRDEEEVFVMVNPLFHQLAQGVLLGMVLSRGNTCILMPIPQVDAILDAIERHRATLFLGAPTLYRMILENDRLDLFDLHSLRYCWSGGDVLPLETFERWKRLLGIPIYQAYGATEVGFTCMSPLGREPVPGSIGMPLPSREVMIVDHETLEPVDDGEPGELLVTFRHISDGYWRKPDETAKAYVDIESRRWYRMNDFVRRDETGLLYYVDRSADIIKCKGYRVSASEIESCLLDHEAVIEACVVGVPDKKLGERIKAIVVLKQDARGVSGADLTRWCRDRLAEYKIPQYIEFRDMLPKSKVGKLLRRDIRDEERRKMKK; this is encoded by the coding sequence ATGCCCCAGACACCCGAACTGGTCTATTCCTCCTTCGACCGGGCGTGCGAACGCTGGCCGGAGCGCACGGCCGTCATCTACCTCGGTCAGCGGTTCAGCTACCGCCGCATGCGGGAGCTGATCGACCGGTTCGCGGCGGCGCTGCATGCCCACGGGGTGCGCCCGGGGGAGCGGATCATGATCTACCTGCCGAACCTGCCCCAGTTCCTGATCGCCTACTTCGGCGCGCAGGTGGCCGGTGCCGTGCCCGTCCCGGTCTCGCCCATCTACACGCCGCACGAGATCCGCTACCTCTTGAACGACACCGGGGCGAAGACCGTGGTCTGCCTCGACACCAATTACCGCTACGTCAAAGAGGTCTGGCCCGAGACGTCCCTGAAGCGCGTGATCGTGACCACCCACGACGAGATGCTGCCCGCCTACAAACGCCTCTTCGGGTGGATGTTCGACCTCGTCCCGCGCGGGACGACCGAAAAGGGCGAGAGCCTGCACCGGTTCGGCGCACTCCTCAGGCAATACCCGCCCAGACCCCCCCAGGTCGAAGTGGACCCGATCGACCATCCCTGCTACATCCTGTACACCGGCGGCACCACGGGGTTTCCCAAGGGCTGCGTCATGAGCCATTCGGGCATGGTCTCGTTCGTGGAGGAGATCCGGGAGGTCGGCGAGGGCTTCATCCGGGACGAGGAAGAGGTCTTTGTCATGGTCAATCCGCTCTTCCATCAGCTCGCCCAGGGGGTTCTCCTCGGCATGGTGCTGAGCCGCGGGAACACCTGCATCCTGATGCCCATCCCGCAGGTGGACGCCATCCTGGACGCCATCGAGCGGCATCGGGCCACGCTCTTTCTGGGGGCCCCGACCCTCTACCGCATGATCCTCGAAAACGACCGGCTCGACCTGTTCGACCTGCACTCCCTCCGCTACTGCTGGAGCGGCGGCGACGTCCTGCCGCTCGAGACCTTCGAACGCTGGAAGCGGCTCCTGGGGATCCCCATCTACCAGGCCTACGGGGCAACCGAGGTGGGGTTCACCTGCATGAGCCCCCTCGGCCGCGAGCCGGTGCCGGGCAGCATAGGCATGCCGCTGCCTTCGCGCGAGGTGATGATCGTGGACCACGAGACCCTCGAGCCGGTCGATGACGGCGAGCCGGGTGAGCTTTTGGTGACCTTCCGCCACATCTCGGACGGCTACTGGCGCAAGCCCGATGAAACGGCCAAGGCGTATGTCGATATCGAGAGCCGCCGGTGGTACCGCATGAACGACTTCGTGCGGCGCGACGAAACGGGGCTTCTGTACTACGTGGACCGCAGCGCCGACATCATCAAGTGCAAGGGCTACCGGGTATCGGCCTCGGAGATCGAGTCCTGCCTCCTGGACCACGAGGCGGTGATCGAGGCCTGCGTGGTGGGTGTGCCCGACAAGAAGCTCGGCGAACGCATCAAGGCGATCGTGGTGCTCAAGCAGGACGCCCGGGGGGTCAGCGGCGCGGACCTCACCCGCTGGTGCCGGGATCGTCTGGCCGAGTACAAGATCCCCCAGTACATCGAATTCCGCGATATGCTCCCCAAGTCCAAGGTCGGCAAGCTGCTGCGCCGCGACATCCGCGACGAGGAGCGCCGCAAGATGAAGAAGTGA
- a CDS encoding putative long-chain-fatty-acid--CoA ligase (Evidence 3 : Putative function from multiple computational evidences) yields MKISPEELAREVTFTRFDRMCERYGDRPAVLYLGEVFSFSRLRNLSERFAGALEEMGVRKGDRVMIYISNCVQWVIAYLGIQKLGAVLVPVSPIYTSFEIEYMIKDAEVETVICLDTNFCYVQEVLEKTGLKRVIVTNLADLLPPWKRALGVLFDKIPHGKWEKGGKVHSFRSLLKHTPLRKSPQIDPWNDLSYILYTGGTTGFPKGVPGNHIGMTSYVNDVTEDVAAGHLKEGEDCYIAVNPLFHIMALGLFMALGLNKGNCTALMPVPQVDAILETIERHRVRWMLGVPALYRMILENDRLERYDISSLVYCYCGGDVLPREVFNRWKERFGVPIYQVYGSTEAGHVTYSRIDGNPKPTTIGLPLESRECLVADPETLEAVPTGETGELLVTSPYTIKEYWKKPEETQNSYVKIGDKIFYRMGDFVKQDEDGQLLYVERSADIIKHKAFRVSASEVEAVLQNHPTVIGACVVGVPDPKVGERIKAIVVLKEDARGVSGADLLNFCRERLASYKVPSYIEFRDMLPKSKVGKLLRREIRDEERRRLTKEKKM; encoded by the coding sequence CCCGTCTGCGCAATCTCAGTGAGCGGTTTGCCGGGGCGCTGGAGGAGATGGGGGTCCGCAAGGGCGACCGGGTGATGATCTACATCAGCAACTGCGTGCAGTGGGTCATCGCCTACCTCGGGATCCAGAAGCTTGGGGCGGTCCTGGTGCCGGTCTCGCCGATCTACACCTCTTTCGAGATCGAGTACATGATCAAGGATGCCGAGGTCGAAACGGTGATCTGCCTCGACACGAACTTCTGCTATGTGCAGGAGGTCCTCGAAAAGACCGGCCTCAAGCGGGTGATCGTCACGAACCTGGCCGATCTTCTGCCGCCCTGGAAGCGGGCCCTCGGGGTCCTGTTCGACAAGATTCCGCATGGAAAGTGGGAAAAAGGCGGCAAGGTTCATTCCTTCCGCTCCCTCCTCAAGCACACACCTCTTCGGAAATCCCCCCAGATCGACCCGTGGAACGACCTCTCCTACATTTTGTACACGGGCGGTACGACCGGCTTCCCGAAGGGGGTCCCGGGCAACCACATAGGCATGACTTCCTATGTGAACGATGTCACCGAGGACGTGGCGGCGGGGCACCTCAAGGAAGGCGAGGACTGCTATATCGCCGTCAACCCGCTCTTCCACATCATGGCGCTCGGGCTCTTCATGGCGCTCGGCCTCAACAAGGGAAACTGCACGGCGCTCATGCCCGTTCCGCAGGTGGACGCGATCCTCGAGACCATCGAGCGGCACCGGGTCCGGTGGATGCTGGGGGTGCCGGCCCTTTACCGGATGATCCTCGAAAACGACCGTCTGGAACGCTATGACATCAGTTCGCTGGTCTACTGCTACTGCGGCGGCGACGTCCTGCCGCGGGAGGTCTTCAACCGCTGGAAGGAGCGTTTCGGCGTGCCCATCTACCAGGTCTACGGGTCGACCGAGGCGGGGCACGTGACCTACAGCCGCATCGACGGGAACCCGAAGCCGACCACCATCGGCCTGCCGCTCGAAAGCCGCGAATGCCTGGTGGCGGACCCCGAAACCCTCGAAGCCGTTCCGACGGGCGAGACAGGGGAACTCCTGGTGACTTCGCCTTACACGATCAAGGAATACTGGAAGAAGCCCGAAGAGACTCAGAATTCCTATGTCAAGATCGGCGACAAGATTTTCTACCGCATGGGGGACTTCGTCAAGCAGGATGAAGACGGTCAGTTGCTCTACGTGGAGCGCTCCGCCGATATCATCAAGCACAAGGCCTTCCGGGTCTCGGCCTCCGAGGTGGAGGCCGTGCTGCAGAACCATCCGACCGTGATCGGGGCCTGCGTGGTGGGGGTCCCCGACCCGAAGGTGGGCGAACGGATCAAGGCGATCGTCGTGCTGAAGGAGGACGCCCGCGGGGTCAGCGGCGCCGACCTCCTGAACTTCTGCCGGGAGCGGTTGGCCTCCTACAAGGTGCCGAGCTACATCGAGTTCCGCGACATGCTGCCGAAGTCGAAGGTCGGCAAGCTTCTGAGGCGCGAGATCCGCGATGAGGAACGCCGGCGGCTCACCAAGGAAAAGAAGATGTGA
- a CDS encoding Response regulator receiver domain protein, translating into MPESILNNKHILIVDDEPDVLDALEEQLEGFEGLLIDRALDYERAQQLLHSWTYDLVILDIMGVRGFELLDTAVHMGFPAVMLTAQAFNREALQKSIELGARAYLPKEKLSQIVPFLEDVLTLSHQAGWKRLFERLGGVFASSFGKGWEKDRKQFWQDVQEGRYEPSPTILKR; encoded by the coding sequence ATGCCTGAAAGCATCCTGAACAACAAGCATATCCTGATCGTCGATGATGAACCCGACGTCCTCGACGCGCTCGAAGAGCAGCTGGAAGGCTTCGAGGGGCTCCTGATCGACCGGGCCCTGGACTATGAGAGGGCTCAGCAGTTGCTGCACTCCTGGACCTACGATCTGGTGATCCTGGATATCATGGGGGTGCGCGGCTTCGAACTCCTCGACACCGCCGTCCACATGGGGTTCCCGGCGGTGATGCTGACCGCGCAGGCCTTCAACCGGGAGGCCCTCCAAAAATCGATCGAGCTCGGCGCCCGGGCCTATCTGCCGAAAGAAAAGCTCTCGCAGATCGTCCCCTTTCTGGAAGACGTGCTGACCCTGAGCCATCAGGCCGGATGGAAGCGGCTCTTCGAAAGGCTGGGCGGGGTTTTTGCATCGTCCTTCGGGAAGGGCTGGGAGAAGGATCGGAAGCAGTTCTGGCAAGATGTCCAGGAGGGGCGGTACGAGCCTTCACCGACCATTCTCAAGCGATAG
- the glyQ gene encoding glycyl-tRNA synthetase, alpha chain (Evidence 2a : Function from experimental evidences in other organisms; Product type e : enzyme), protein MTFQELIFALERYWSDRGCLIQQPYDLEVGAGTFNPATLLRVLGPEPWAVAYVEPSRRPTDGRYGENPNRLGHYYQYQVILKPSPLEVQDLYLGSLQALGIDPLDHDIRFVEDDWESPTLGASGLGWEVWLDGMEITQFTYFQQAGSIRLDPISVEITYGLERIAMYLQEKENVYDLDWNGRISYGDVHRKGEWELSVYNFEQADVEMMLKLFSLYESEAKRAAAKGLVLPSYDYCLKCSHTFNILDARGAISVTERTHYIERIRNLARLSAKTYLQQREEMGFPLLAKAAA, encoded by the coding sequence ATGACATTTCAGGAACTCATATTCGCCCTCGAGCGGTACTGGTCCGACAGGGGCTGCCTGATTCAGCAGCCCTACGACCTCGAGGTGGGGGCGGGGACCTTCAACCCGGCGACCCTGCTGCGCGTCCTCGGGCCTGAGCCCTGGGCGGTCGCCTACGTGGAACCCTCGAGGCGCCCCACGGACGGGCGGTACGGGGAGAACCCCAACCGGCTCGGGCACTATTACCAGTATCAGGTCATCCTCAAGCCGTCCCCCCTGGAGGTTCAGGACCTGTATCTCGGAAGCCTCCAGGCCCTGGGGATCGACCCCCTCGACCACGACATCCGCTTCGTCGAAGACGACTGGGAATCCCCAACGCTGGGGGCCTCCGGGCTTGGGTGGGAGGTCTGGCTCGACGGGATGGAGATCACGCAGTTCACCTATTTTCAGCAGGCCGGGAGCATACGCCTCGATCCCATTTCGGTCGAAATCACCTACGGGCTCGAGCGGATCGCCATGTACCTGCAGGAGAAGGAAAACGTCTACGACCTCGATTGGAACGGGCGGATCTCTTATGGGGATGTCCATCGCAAGGGCGAGTGGGAGCTCTCGGTCTACAACTTCGAGCAGGCCGATGTGGAGATGATGCTGAAGCTCTTTTCGCTTTACGAGAGCGAGGCGAAGAGGGCCGCCGCCAAGGGGCTCGTCCTCCCCTCCTATGACTATTGCCTCAAGTGTTCGCACACCTTCAACATCCTCGATGCGCGCGGGGCGATCAGCGTGACGGAGCGGACCCACTACATCGAGCGGATCCGCAATCTGGCGCGCCTGAGCGCCAAGACCTACCTGCAGCAGCGCGAGGAGATGGGGTTCCCGCTGCTGGCGAAGGCCGCCGCGTGA
- a CDS encoding Amino acid or sugar ABC transport system, permease protein, producing MEMSERRKKRLDRSITVRSHGLYALSSWREMTFLLLPRVALVALLCALPLMLDMYWQRVFCAAATYAMLALAFDFLAQYAGLVCLGLSMFIGLGGYVSGSLNHYWGWPIWVTIPLASVTGAALGTLALVLCLRLRGVYFAIVSFMLPLFLVSFIVATSILGSTEGISSLDYLPNIWVEQYLLVGALLVALFGLRRLMTEDFGIILQAVKDNDQAVKASGIDITAYKIKALFLAALIGSFCGAYLSHLYGWLGLSMFAMDFSILPIAATVMGGMGTLAGPVIGAFVLTPLSEALRGFGQLRVVLYSLILLAFILYKPEGILNYLERKYFQFERWEKV from the coding sequence ATGGAGATGTCCGAAAGGCGCAAAAAGCGCCTCGACCGGAGCATTACGGTCAGAAGCCACGGGCTCTATGCCCTCAGTTCCTGGCGGGAGATGACCTTTCTGCTCCTCCCGCGCGTGGCCCTGGTGGCTCTTCTCTGCGCGCTCCCTCTGATGCTCGACATGTATTGGCAGCGCGTGTTCTGCGCGGCCGCCACCTATGCCATGCTGGCCCTGGCCTTCGATTTTCTGGCCCAGTACGCGGGGCTCGTCTGCCTCGGCCTCTCCATGTTCATCGGCCTCGGGGGCTACGTCTCCGGAAGCCTCAACCACTACTGGGGGTGGCCCATCTGGGTCACCATCCCCCTCGCCTCGGTAACCGGGGCGGCGCTCGGCACCCTCGCGCTGGTCCTCTGCCTGCGGCTGCGCGGGGTCTATTTCGCCATCGTCAGCTTCATGCTGCCGCTCTTCCTGGTCTCCTTCATCGTCGCGACCAGCATCCTCGGAAGCACCGAGGGGATCAGCAGCCTCGACTACCTGCCCAACATCTGGGTGGAGCAGTACCTGCTGGTGGGGGCGCTGCTGGTCGCGCTCTTCGGCCTGCGGCGGCTGATGACCGAGGATTTCGGGATCATCCTGCAGGCGGTCAAGGACAACGATCAGGCGGTGAAGGCCTCGGGCATCGACATCACCGCCTACAAAATCAAGGCCCTTTTTCTGGCCGCCCTGATCGGGTCCTTTTGCGGCGCATACCTGAGCCACCTCTACGGCTGGCTGGGGCTGTCCATGTTCGCCATGGACTTTTCCATCCTGCCGATCGCCGCGACGGTCATGGGCGGGATGGGTACCCTCGCCGGCCCGGTGATCGGGGCCTTCGTTCTGACGCCGCTCTCGGAGGCCCTGCGGGGCTTCGGACAGCTGCGGGTGGTGCTCTACAGCCTCATCCTCCTCGCCTTCATCCTCTACAAGCCCGAAGGGATCCTGAACTACCTCGAACGGAAGTATTTCCAGTTCGAGCGCTGGGAAAAGGTGTAG
- a CDS encoding Response regulator receiver domain protein gives MRESVLNNKRILAVDDEPDVLEALEEQLEEFEGLVFDKATDYKTAYELLRSWSYDLVILDIMGVRGFDLLNAAVHLGFPAVMLTAHAFSVEALEKSVELGARAYLPKEKLGEIVPFLEDVLTLSHQAGWKRVFDRLGGVFTSKFGKEWQKDREAFWKEVQEGNYQPAPVILKK, from the coding sequence ATGCGGGAGAGTGTTCTGAACAACAAGCGTATTCTGGCGGTCGATGACGAGCCGGACGTGCTCGAGGCCCTGGAGGAGCAGCTCGAAGAATTCGAGGGGCTCGTCTTCGACAAGGCCACCGACTACAAGACCGCCTACGAACTGCTCCGATCCTGGAGCTATGATCTGGTGATCCTGGACATCATGGGGGTGCGGGGCTTCGATCTCCTGAATGCGGCCGTGCATCTCGGATTTCCGGCGGTCATGCTGACCGCCCACGCGTTTTCGGTCGAGGCGCTCGAGAAGTCCGTCGAGCTCGGCGCCCGGGCCTACCTCCCCAAGGAGAAGCTGGGCGAGATCGTCCCCTTTCTGGAGGACGTGCTCACCCTCAGCCATCAGGCCGGCTGGAAGCGTGTCTTCGACCGGCTGGGCGGGGTTTTCACGTCGAAGTTCGGCAAGGAATGGCAGAAGGATCGGGAGGCGTTCTGGAAGGAGGTGCAGGAGGGGAACTACCAGCCTGCCCCCGTCATTCTGAAGAAATAA
- the braG gene encoding High-affinity branched-chain amino acid transport ATP-binding protein BraG: MNHLEIKDLMVFYENALAINNVSLSVEKGGITGVFGANSAGKSTLMYTASGVILDVQKKERMRGGQRLTILGSILFEGREIRHLEASERARLGMVLCPERRRIFKESSVMENLRIGGVLATRAQAARTLDYVFRIFPKLKLLRKREGGFLSGGEQQMLAIGRALMAQPKLLLLDEPLLGLSPLMETMLTEAVENINQETGISVVLAEQYARPVLPLIDFGYVMENGGVVVMGRAQELMDNPDVKSAYFGM, encoded by the coding sequence ATGAACCATCTGGAGATCAAGGACCTCATGGTCTTCTACGAGAACGCCCTCGCCATCAACAACGTCTCGCTCAGCGTGGAGAAGGGCGGGATCACGGGCGTTTTCGGGGCCAACAGCGCCGGGAAGTCCACCCTCATGTACACCGCCTCGGGGGTCATCCTGGACGTGCAGAAAAAAGAACGCATGCGGGGCGGGCAGCGCCTGACCATTCTGGGGAGCATCCTCTTCGAAGGCCGCGAGATCCGTCACCTGGAGGCGAGCGAACGGGCCCGCCTAGGGATGGTCCTGTGCCCGGAGAGGCGCCGCATCTTCAAGGAAAGCTCGGTGATGGAAAACCTCCGCATCGGCGGCGTGCTTGCCACCCGGGCCCAGGCGGCGCGGACCCTCGACTACGTGTTCCGCATCTTTCCGAAGCTGAAGCTCCTGCGGAAGCGGGAAGGCGGTTTCCTGAGCGGCGGCGAACAGCAGATGCTCGCCATCGGCCGCGCCCTGATGGCCCAGCCGAAGCTGCTCCTGCTGGACGAGCCCCTGCTGGGCCTGAGCCCGCTCATGGAGACCATGCTGACCGAGGCGGTCGAGAATATCAATCAGGAGACCGGCATCAGCGTGGTCCTGGCCGAACAGTACGCGAGGCCTGTGCTGCCCCTCATCGACTTCGGCTACGTCATGGAAAACGGCGGGGTGGTGGTGATGGGGCGGGCCCAGGAACTGATGGACAACCCGGACGTGAAATCGGCGTATTTCGGGATGTAG
- a CDS encoding ABC-type branched-chain amino acid transport systems, ATPase component, with the protein MTGERILEVTNLWKSFGGVHAMSGVSFDLHKGEVVGIIGPNGAGKTTLVNLLTGFVKPDDGRITFMGERIDGLPPHKIALRGLVRTFQVMRPFHTMAAYKNLIVPLNSPRVRKTRSGALGDLDSVAIDILEEIGFERDARVPYKTAGSLPLGYLKRLELARCLALQPVIVLCDEVFSGMSMSEIASMLPLLEKMQMNGITLMMVEHRLRELFKLAGRVMVINFGEKIADGPPAEVMEDPAVKKAYMGAEDRK; encoded by the coding sequence ATGACCGGAGAACGCATCCTGGAAGTCACGAACCTCTGGAAGTCCTTCGGCGGGGTCCATGCCATGAGCGGCGTCAGCTTCGACCTGCACAAGGGCGAGGTGGTCGGGATCATCGGACCGAACGGGGCGGGAAAGACGACGCTGGTGAATCTTCTGACCGGCTTCGTCAAGCCGGACGACGGTCGGATCACCTTCATGGGCGAGCGGATCGACGGCCTGCCCCCCCACAAGATCGCGCTGCGCGGGCTGGTCCGGACCTTCCAGGTCATGCGCCCCTTCCACACCATGGCCGCCTACAAGAATCTCATCGTGCCGCTCAACTCGCCGCGCGTCCGGAAGACCCGTTCCGGGGCCCTCGGCGACCTCGACTCCGTCGCCATAGACATCCTCGAGGAGATCGGCTTCGAGCGCGACGCCCGGGTGCCTTACAAGACGGCTGGTTCGCTCCCCCTTGGCTATCTGAAGCGGCTCGAGCTGGCCCGGTGCCTGGCGCTCCAGCCCGTCATCGTTCTCTGCGACGAGGTGTTTTCGGGCATGAGCATGTCGGAGATCGCCAGCATGCTCCCGCTGCTTGAAAAGATGCAGATGAACGGCATCACCCTGATGATGGTGGAGCACCGCCTGCGGGAGCTCTTCAAGCTGGCCGGCCGGGTCATGGTGATCAACTTCGGCGAGAAGATCGCCGACGGGCCGCCCGCGGAGGTGATGGAGGACCCGGCCGTCAAGAAGGCTTACATGGGCGCGGAGGACCGAAAATGA
- a CDS encoding Amino acid or sugar ABC transport system, permease protein, with translation MEILIYGAVNSMIFMLLAAGFALVYGVSRIPNFAHGAVYVLVGFLTWSFLNDLKLPYILAILLALVVSALLGLIIYRFVLIRLRGMPTSEIIASFAVSLVILEGLRLQGIAGFKGFIGPFYSLPPFFDAKINVAGVFVDFQRLFILGFGSLILLAIYLFTHYSKAGLKLRAIAQDEQAAMMLGIHPDRTAMLSLAVGSALAGMAAVLVLPLGNLAVEQGYHVLIRALAVCIVGGLGSWAGTILASLVLGYTVIISSTLLGTVWESMVLVGTIILILLLKPSGLLGKQKELEERV, from the coding sequence ATGGAGATCCTGATCTACGGGGCGGTGAACAGCATGATCTTCATGCTGCTGGCCGCCGGATTCGCACTCGTTTACGGCGTCAGCCGCATCCCCAATTTCGCCCACGGCGCGGTTTACGTGCTCGTGGGTTTCCTGACCTGGAGCTTCCTGAACGACCTGAAGCTGCCCTACATCCTGGCGATCCTCCTGGCGCTCGTCGTGTCCGCGTTGTTGGGGCTGATCATTTACCGTTTCGTGTTGATCCGGCTGAGGGGGATGCCCACCTCGGAGATCATCGCCTCCTTCGCGGTCAGCCTGGTCATCCTGGAGGGGCTCCGGCTGCAGGGCATCGCAGGGTTCAAGGGGTTCATCGGGCCGTTCTACTCCCTCCCGCCGTTTTTCGACGCCAAGATCAACGTCGCCGGGGTCTTCGTGGACTTCCAGCGCCTCTTCATCCTGGGCTTCGGCAGCCTGATCCTCCTGGCCATCTATCTCTTCACCCACTACAGCAAGGCGGGTTTGAAGCTGAGGGCGATCGCGCAGGACGAACAGGCGGCCATGATGCTGGGGATCCATCCGGACCGGACCGCGATGCTGTCCCTGGCGGTCGGGTCGGCCCTGGCGGGGATGGCGGCGGTCCTGGTCCTCCCCCTGGGGAACCTGGCGGTGGAACAGGGATACCACGTCCTGATCCGGGCGCTTGCCGTCTGCATCGTGGGAGGGCTCGGAAGCTGGGCCGGGACGATCCTGGCCTCCCTGGTGCTTGGCTACACGGTGATCATCAGCAGCACGCTCCTGGGGACCGTCTGGGAGTCGATGGTGCTTGTCGGGACGATCATTCTCATCCTTCTGCTCAAGCCCTCCGGGCTCCTCGGCAAGCAGAAGGAACTGGAGGAAAGGGTCTGA
- a CDS encoding Receptor family ligand-binding protein has product MKVASCLGKVFLVLVCAALWSVPAGPDPAAAADPIIVGAPIPRASGYGQNGERGMVLATEEINAAGGVDVGGVKRPIKLEIIDSRDEEPGVPARDVLLAIEKLILDTKAHFIAGGPCMSECSIAAMDLYARYGIVDIVGIGSYTPTWDQKVAENREKYKHSFRASGSVKWYVKEALDLLTTLKENHGFNKLFISIDDSLMCRKAAQIVEEKAKAMGWEITGYDKHPIGTTDYTVPLTECKKSGAQVLFVWAYAPETSIMIRQWADLEVPALPLGFIGAAEDPGFWEATGGKTAYVVVNLSEAGATPSDVTPKSRAYYEAYKKRWGVPPRSTGSVSGYETMYILADAIERAGTLEKEAVIDALLKTDLQLVRGTVRFDENHQIIYGYDPQTSVLGNWIQWQDGQRVTIFPKAAATGELKLPPWMKK; this is encoded by the coding sequence ATGAAGGTAGCGAGCTGTCTGGGGAAGGTCTTTCTGGTGCTGGTGTGCGCGGCCCTCTGGTCGGTTCCGGCCGGCCCTGATCCGGCTGCGGCCGCGGATCCCATCATCGTCGGCGCGCCGATTCCGAGGGCGAGCGGGTATGGACAGAACGGCGAGCGTGGGATGGTCCTCGCGACCGAGGAGATCAACGCCGCCGGGGGCGTCGATGTGGGCGGGGTGAAGCGCCCGATCAAACTCGAGATCATCGACAGCCGGGACGAGGAGCCGGGGGTGCCTGCCCGTGATGTGCTCCTGGCGATCGAGAAGCTGATCCTCGACACCAAGGCCCATTTCATTGCCGGCGGCCCCTGCATGTCGGAGTGCTCGATCGCCGCGATGGACCTTTACGCCCGGTATGGGATCGTGGACATCGTGGGGATCGGCTCCTACACCCCCACCTGGGACCAGAAGGTCGCCGAGAACCGGGAGAAATACAAACACTCCTTCCGCGCGAGCGGCAGCGTGAAGTGGTATGTCAAGGAGGCCCTGGACCTTCTGACCACCCTCAAGGAAAACCACGGCTTCAACAAGCTCTTCATCTCCATCGACGACAGCCTTATGTGCCGGAAGGCTGCGCAGATCGTGGAAGAGAAGGCGAAGGCCATGGGGTGGGAGATCACCGGATACGACAAGCACCCGATCGGCACCACGGACTACACGGTGCCCCTGACCGAGTGCAAGAAGTCGGGCGCCCAGGTGCTCTTCGTCTGGGCCTATGCCCCCGAGACCTCCATCATGATTCGGCAATGGGCGGACCTCGAAGTGCCGGCGCTGCCGCTCGGCTTCATCGGGGCGGCTGAAGACCCCGGTTTCTGGGAGGCCACGGGCGGGAAGACCGCCTATGTGGTGGTGAACCTTTCGGAGGCCGGCGCGACGCCCTCCGATGTCACCCCGAAGTCCCGCGCCTATTACGAGGCCTATAAGAAGCGCTGGGGCGTGCCGCCGCGCAGCACCGGGTCCGTGAGCGGTTACGAGACCATGTACATCCTTGCGGACGCCATCGAGCGGGCCGGGACCCTCGAAAAGGAGGCGGTGATCGACGCCCTCCTGAAGACCGACCTCCAACTGGTGCGCGGGACGGTCCGCTTCGACGAGAACCATCAGATCATCTACGGCTATGACCCCCAGACGAGCGTGCTCGGGAACTGGATCCAATGGCAGGACGGCCAGCGGGTGACCATCTTCCCGAAGGCCGCCGCCACCGGCGAACTGAAGCTCCCGCCCTGGATGAAGAAGTAG
- a CDS encoding hypothetical protein (Evidence 5 : Unknown function) has protein sequence MVFLANLGVNLHVCLCGDLQVASAQTLDFLDIGQKSSFPDWKRGSTGKSFPDGNCLICLKLVKPGLATKRWDWAPAGCEEKFSFPDWEPDRAG, from the coding sequence ATGGTCTTTTTGGCCAATCTCGGCGTCAATCTGCACGTTTGCTTGTGCGGCGACCTGCAGGTCGCCTCCGCGCAAACGCTTGATTTCCTTGATATTGGCCAAAAATCCTCATTTCCGGATTGGAAACGGGGTTCTACCGGGAAATCGTTTCCGGATGGAAACTGCTTGATTTGCTTGAAATTGGTTAAACCGGGACTCGCCACGAAGCGGTGGGACTGGGCACCCGCAGGGTGTGAAGAAAAATTCTCATTTCCGGATTGGGAACCGGATCGTGCCGGATAA